One window from the genome of Candidatus Auribacterota bacterium encodes:
- a CDS encoding VCBS repeat-containing protein → MKTFGVVSLTVLLGVTLQYEARAQSGGALFSDPVTYNVGNGAAGIALGDFNGDKVLDIAIPNSDDNDVSILLGNGDGSFGAATDYAAGDSPCSIAVGDFNGDENLDIAMTNSDDDSVSILIGNGAGAFAAPVGYTVGKSPCSIAVGDFNGDKNLDLAVVNGDSKSISVLIGNGDGRFASAVNYGVGWLPDSVAANDLNGDGNLDLAVVNYGDESISVLRGNGDGTFGFAVDHPAGPRPSSVVLSDFNGDGNPDIAMDNGSNYADWPQDVTVLLNSGSGVFAPGVGYYGGCQIESLASGDLNGDGKPDLVVRDYTCGCVAILMNTAPTPAPALTIWPSSSKLPWVFESTGWFYLVVRLMENVTLSFDVYLVAAPPGGIYTVLPNGTVEAGIKALYRNVPPLSAPYSMKVQPNISIPESLVDHDVTFYICLVEAGKMPPIRSLRELNHDTPYVIMFDRKTMRVTWGTCGPDRP, encoded by the coding sequence ATGAAGACATTTGGAGTTGTTTCGTTAACCGTGTTACTGGGAGTGACATTACAATACGAAGCGCGTGCGCAATCCGGAGGCGCGCTGTTTTCGGATCCGGTTACATACAATGTGGGGAACGGGGCGGCGGGGATCGCTCTGGGTGATTTTAATGGAGATAAAGTTCTGGACATTGCCATTCCGAACAGCGATGACAATGATGTATCGATCTTGCTCGGCAACGGTGACGGTTCTTTTGGGGCAGCCACTGATTATGCGGCGGGTGATTCTCCCTGTTCAATCGCCGTTGGAGATTTTAACGGGGACGAAAATCTCGATATTGCCATGACGAATTCGGATGACGATAGCGTATCAATTCTGATCGGCAACGGGGCCGGCGCATTCGCGGCGCCCGTGGGCTATACGGTAGGTAAATCTCCCTGCTCAATCGCCGTCGGAGATTTCAACGGGGACAAAAATCTCGACCTGGCCGTGGTAAACGGGGATAGCAAAAGCATATCGGTCCTTATCGGGAATGGCGATGGCAGGTTCGCCTCTGCTGTGAACTATGGGGTCGGCTGGCTTCCCGATTCAGTCGCGGCGAATGACCTGAACGGTGACGGCAATCTCGACCTCGCGGTGGTGAATTATGGGGATGAGAGTATATCGGTCCTTCGCGGAAACGGTGATGGGACATTCGGGTTCGCTGTTGACCACCCGGCGGGCCCCAGACCTTCCTCAGTCGTACTGAGCGATTTTAACGGGGATGGCAACCCCGATATCGCTATGGATAATGGTTCGAATTATGCCGACTGGCCACAGGACGTAACAGTTCTACTGAACAGCGGCAGCGGCGTATTTGCTCCCGGCGTCGGGTATTACGGCGGCTGCCAGATTGAATCCCTCGCCTCCGGTGATTTAAATGGTGACGGCAAACCTGACCTTGTTGTGCGGGATTACACCTGTGGTTGCGTGGCGATTCTCATGAATACAGCTCCTACACCTGCCCCAGCGTTGACGATTTGGCCAAGTTCATCCAAGCTGCCCTGGGTATTTGAGAGCACAGGCTGGTTTTATCTCGTCGTGAGGTTGATGGAGAATGTCACTTTGAGTTTTGACGTTTACCTTGTTGCCGCTCCTCCTGGAGGAATATATACCGTTCTGCCCAATGGAACGGTTGAGGCGGGGATAAAGGCGTTATACAGGAACGTTCCGCCGTTATCCGCCCCTTATTCGATGAAGGTCCAACCAAATATTTCTATTCCCGAGAGTCTGGTCGATCATGACGTAACCTTCTACATTTGCCTGGTGGAGGCCGGAAAGATGCCGCCGATTCGCAGCCTCCGGGAGCTGAATCATGACACCCCCTATGTGATCATGTTCGATAGGAAGACCATGAGGGTTACCTGGGGGACGTGTGGTCCGGACCGCCCCTAA